From Camelina sativa cultivar DH55 chromosome 20, Cs, whole genome shotgun sequence, the proteins below share one genomic window:
- the LOC104771356 gene encoding stromal processing peptidase, chloroplastic-like, translating into MASSIFSGVKFSPILAPVNSGDSRRSRCVKDRNKVRFNPASPRLTPNRVRTEAQSSIPYTGLWAQPTANRGRLKRSIVLGQRNAIFGKEATGTSLSQGRNFCFTCKRSQPGIRRSLPSAFVDRSSFSLSRSRLTSSLRKNSQVLNATVGPDEPHAAGTAWPDGIVAERQDLDLLPPEIDTAELEAFLGCELPSHPKLHRGQLKNGLRYLILPNKVPPNRFEAHMEVHVGSIDEEDDEQGIAHMIEHVAFLGSKKREKLLGTGARSNAYTDFHHTVFHIHSPTHTKDSEDDLFPSVLDALNEIAFHPKFLSSRVEKERRAILSELQMMNTIEYRVDCQLLQHLHSENKLGRRFPIGLEEQIKKWDVDKIRKFHERWYFPANATLYIVGDINNIPQIVNNIEAVFGKTGLDNESTPSPTPGAFGAMANFLVPKLPAGLGGTFSNERTNTADQSKMIKRERHAIRPPVEHNWSLPGTSIDLKPPQIFKHELLQNFAINMFCKIPVSKVQTFGDLRNVLMKRIFLSALHFRINTRYKSSNPPFTSVELDHSDSGREGCTVTTLTVTAEPKNWQNAVKVAVQEVRRLKEFGVTKGELTRYMDALLKDSEHLAAMIDNVSSVDNLDFVMESDALGHTVMDQTQGHETLVAVAGTVTLEEVNTVGAKVLEFISDFGRPTAPLPAAIVACVPTKVHVDGVGESDFNITPAEIIDSVKSGLLAPIEAEPELEVPKELISQSQLEELTLQRNPCFVPIPGSSVTKLHDKETGITQLRLSNGIPVNYKISATESRAGVMRLIVGGGRAAETSDSKGAVVVGVRTLSEGGRVGDFSREQVELFCVNHLINCSLESTEEFIAMEFRFTLRDNGMQAAFQLLHMVLERSVWLEDAFDRARQLYLSYFRSIPKSLERATAHKLMIAMLNGDERFVEPTPKSLQNLNLETVKEAVMSHFVGENMEVSIVGDFSEEEIERCILDYLGTVKASHDSAKLPGSEPIVFRQPTTGLQFQQVFLKDTDERACAYIAGPAPNRWGFTVDGDDLFQSVSKLMVAHDGLSKSEEQLLEGGDRELQKKLRAHPLFFGITMGLLAEIINSRLFTTVRDSLGLTYDVSFELNLFDRLNLGWYVVSVTSTPGKVYKAVDACKSVLRGLHSNQIAPRELDRAKRTLLMRHEAELKSNAYWLNLLAHLQASSVPRKELSCIKELTSLYEAASIEDIYLAYNQLRVDEDSLYSCIGIAGAQAGEETTVLSEEEEPEDAFSGVVPVGRGSSMTTRPTT; encoded by the exons ATGGCCTCCTCCATTTTCTCCGGTGTTAAGTTCTCTCCGATCTTAGCTCCCGTTAATTCTGGAGATAGCCGCCGCTCTCGATGTGTAAAAGATAGAAATAAAGTTAGGTTTAATCCTGCGTCGCCGCGTCTCACTCCCAATCGTGTTCGCACCGAAGCTCAGTCTTCGATTCCATATACTGGTCTTTG GGCACAGCCAACTGCGAACAGGGGACGTTTGAAGAGGAGCATTGTTCTGGGACAACGAAACGCGATTTTCGGAAAAGAAGCTACTGGGACATCACTTTCTCAGGGACGCAATTTCTGTTTTACCTGTAAAAGAAGTCAACCCGGAATCAGAAGATCATTACCGAGTGCCTTTGTCGACAGAAGTTCATTTAGTTTGTCGAGGTCTCGTTTGACCTCTTCTCTG AGAAAAAATTCTCAGGTTCTAAATGCAACTGTTGGACCAGACGAGCCACATGCTGCTGGAACAGCCTGGCCGGATGGCATCGTTGCGGAGAGACAAGATCTAGACTTATTGCCCCCTGAGATAGATACTGCAGAGCTAGAGGCATTTCTTGGTTGTGAACTTCCTTCTCATCCCAAGTTGCACCGGGGGCAATTGAAAAATGGACTTCGGTATCTTATTTTGCCGAACAAAGTTCCACCAAACAG ATTTGAGGCACACATGGAAGTTCATGTAGGATCGATTGATGAGGAAGACGATGAGCAAGGGATTGCTCATATGATAGAACATGTTGCATTCCTTGGGAGCAAGAAACGTGAGAAACTTCTTGGTACAGGTGCCCGCTCTAATGCATACACAGATTTCCACCATACAGTATTTCATATTCACTCTCCCACCCACacaaag GACTCTGAGGACGACCTTTTCCCGTCTGTGCTCGATGCCTTGAATGAG ATAGCTTTTCACCCAAAATTCCTATCTTCTCGAGTTGAGAAGGAAAGGCGGGCCATACTTTCAGAACTTCAGATGATGAATACAATTGAGTATCGTGTTGACTGCCAG TTGTTACAACATTTACATTCTGAGAACAAGCTGGGTAGAAGGTTCCCTATTGGATTGGAAGAGCAGATTAAGAAGTGGGATGTTGACAAAATTAGGAAATTTCATGAGCGATGGTACTTCCCAGCCAATGCCACTCTATATATTGTGGGAGACATCAACAACATACCTCAGATAGTCAACAATATTGAA GCTGTTTTTGGAAAAACTGGTTTGGATAATGAATCAACACCCTCTCCTACTCCTGGTGCCTTCGGTGCCATGGCTAATTTTCTCGTTCCGAAGCTGCCAGCTGGTCTTGGTGGAACCTTTTCAAATGAGAGAACCAATACTGCTGATCAATCTAAGatgattaaaagagaaagacatgCAATTCGTCCCCCGGTTGAGCATAATTGGTCGCTTCCTGGAACCAGTATTGATCTAAAGCCTCCGCAGATATTTAAGCATGAGCTTCTTCAAAATTTTGCAATCAATATGTTCTGCAAG ATACCTGTTAGCAAGGTTCAGACATTTGGAGACCTGCGAAATGTTCTAATGAAAAGAATATTTCTCTCTGCGCTACATTTTCGAATTAATACGAGATACAAG AGTTCAAACCCGCCATTTACATCAGTTGAATTGGACCATAGTGATTCGGGAAGGGAAGGATGCACTGTTACCACTCTTACTGTCACCGCAGAGCCCAAAAATTGGCAAAATGCAGTGAAAGTTGCTGTCCAAGAG GTTCGAAGACTTAAAGAATTTGGTGTCACCAAGGGTGAACTTACACGTTACATGGATGCTCTTCTAAAAGATAGTGAACATCTTGCGGCTATGATTGATAATGTGTCGTCTGTTGATAACCTGGATTTTGTCATGGAAAGTGATGCACTAGGCCACACTGTTATGGATCAGACGCAAGGACATGAGACCTTGGTTGCTGTAGCTGGAACTGTTACGCTTGAAGAG GTAAACACTGTTGGCGCCAAGGTGCTAGAGtttatttctgattttggaAGGCCCACTGCACCTCTTCCTGCAGCAATAGTTGCTTGTGTTCCCACAAAGGTGCACGTTGATGGGGTTGGTGAGAGTGATTTTAATATAACTCCTGCTGAAATAATAGATTCTGTCAAATCAGGATTATTAGCACCCATTGAAGCTGAGCCTGAG CTCGAGGTGCCAAAAGAATTGATCTCTCAATCACAGTTGGAAGAGTTAACCTTGCAACGAAATCCATGTTTTGTCCCTATTCCTGGGTCAAGCGTAACCAAGTTGCATGACAAAGAGACTGGGATCACTCAGCTTCGCTTATCCAATGGAATACCTGTAAATTACAAG ATATCAGCAACCGAATCTCGGGCAGGTGTCATGCGGCTTATTGTTGGTGGTGGACGAGCTGCAGAAACTTCTGATTCCAAAGGAGCTGTGGTTGTTGGTGTTCGTACACTCAGTGAGGGTGGTCGAGTTGGAGACTTTTCAAGGGAGCAG GTGGAGCTTTTCTGTGTAAATCATTTGATAAACTGCTCGTTGGAGTCAACTGAGGAGTTCATTGCCATGGAATTCCGTTTTACTCTGAGAGACAATGGAATGCAAGCAGCTTTTCAGCTGCTTCACATGGTGCTTGAG CGTAGTGTCTGGTTGGAAGATGCATTTGATCGAGCACGGCAGCTATATCTTTCGTATTTTCGATCAATTCCTAAAAGCTTGGAGCGTGCGACTGCTCATAAACTCATGATTGCGATGCTGAATGGTGATGAGCGTTTTGTTGAGCCGACACCTAAGTCATTACAGAACTTGAATCTAGAAACTGTGAAAGAAGCGGTCATGAGTCATTTTGTTGGGGAAAATATGGAG GTAAGCATTGTGGGGGACTTTTCAGAGGAGGAAATTGAGCGTTGCATCCTTGATTACCTCGGTACAGTTAAAGCCAGCCATGATTCTGCAAAACTACCAGGATCTGAGCCTATTGTGTTTCGCCAACCAACAACTGGCTTGCAATTTCAACAG GTATTCTTGAAGGATACTGATGAGAGAGCATGTGCATACATTGCTGGACCAGCGCCAAATCGATGGGGCTTTACAGTTGACGGGGATGACCTTTTTCAGTCTGTTAGCAAACTTATGGTTGCTCATG ATGGACTTTCGAAATCGGAGGAACAGTTGCTAGAGGGCGGAGACAGGGAGTTGCAAAAGAAGCTTCGTGCCCACCCTCTTTTCTTTGGAATTACAATGGGTCTTCTGGCAGAAATCATTAACTCAAG GCTTTTCACGACAGTAAGAGATTCTCTTGGACTGACATATGACGTATCGTTTGAGCTAAACCTATTTGATAGGCTGAATCTCGGGTGGTATGTAGTATCTGTGACTTCAACTCCCGGCAAG GTATACAAAGCGGTTGATGCCTGTAAGAGCGTTCTTAGAGGATTGCATAGCAACCAAATTGCCCCTAGGGAGTTGGATAGG GCAAAGCGAACTCTTCTTATGAGACATGAAGCTGAACTCAAATCCAATGCATATTGGCTTAATCTATTAGCTCACTTGCAGGCCTCCTCTGTTCCGAGGAAG gAACTGTCATGCATTAAAGAACTTACTTCATTGTATGAAGCTGCTTCGATCGAGGACATATACCTCGCTTATAATCAATTAAGAGTGGACGAGGATTCTCTGTACTCCTGCATTGGGATAGCTGGGGCGCAGGCTGGTGAAGAGACAACTG TgctatcagaagaagaagaaccagaagATGCTTTTTCAGGAGTTGTTCCTGTGGGACGAGGCTCATCGATGACCACAAGACCAACAACCTGA
- the LOC104771357 gene encoding histone-lysine N-methyltransferase ATXR7-like, protein MVAVESSFPSHGSSYSRRRKKVSASEPNLFGSMCVGVYSVDVSISARELAQDYSCDSCGDLATVSSTCCDFDELCGLDSALETSCRSNGDYREGQEASGSGTASTLDKSLPGYTMYASGWMYGNQQGQMCGPYTQHQLYDGLSTGFLPEDLLVYPIINGYTAISVPLKYFKQFPDHVATGFAYLQNGMISVSPPVNSIPLSSSDATNHQDKAQTEHATSAAHLISHQTLPPQSSSPGSVSDQLTLTQEESNMLASFLSLGNEHACWFLVDDQGRNHEPHSVLELYNWQQHGYVSDAALIRDGENKFRPITLASLISVWRMKCNGINCDESVSGVSIISEVSEELSVQLQTRILNTARRALLDEIISSVISDFLMAKKNDEHLTSYPPSSAAHVESILSQVINADKSVVSTTETTGCKNILNEWGHNSILADSRKYTKSVGSIENYQTSCSAVCTMLHKHCMQIMWNAVFYDTVAIHSSSWRKNKLWFRSPVLTTVNYLKGTQKNYSDKPEAIESCTRRMDSSSCKTACLNELDLANTAASVRGLSTRKVTLLDSDGMESIIASISEHVESELFLSLKTHLTDYTGVLIENEVNNAASTVHDDGKMNEENMSSRQGSFRSQNNLEGSGGKKNGLNVVPARLHSSYDFSDSQRLLQEGESFEKITSEDSIANIFLTTLETSGSPVNDELDTLDIYEPPPPGCESNINMPSLFCKFRPVRSKETIPEIEEYVATALCRQKLHNDVTRDWKSMFMKFYLNEFLASRKGSHQLSRTETLALKKLKTVTRNKNLVHANISNQAGEKPRKPCVRSSDKILVKRSRKLSDSHSMKEALKVDTPTIDLSVRKPSQSKMRNTDRRDHCIKDVTKFSKEKAGKDAFSNVICDKSQDLEMADEFDDELLITRLRRISRNKTKELREGKNSAKSCGEISISAEESEETVDGKNHEETLSKKSPQKVQKAHISKLKRKRKNMSDIRVEGAKSSNGAVRGFTEISGKEGDTESLGFATSDKVSSHHLSKRRKKDAAKHVEDISIPTGNPERLAEGKKFVEKSAYSISQKARKSSQSSILKRKHMMGEKVPDVPSCRRSSLSSKDSEDAEEKLPCNTSDKLQKGGSKKLMLTKHATERSPIKNLSLDDGRPKPIALKPLEKLSSKQSKTVLLSVPKSDGCARTSINGWHWHAWSLKASAEERARVRGSSCVHIQHFGSKSKLTQNVLSARTNRAKMRNLLAAADGADVLKISQLKARKKRLRFQQSKIHDWGLVALEPIEAEDFVIEYVGELIRSSISEIRERQYEKMGIGSSYLFRLDDGYVVDATKRGGIARFINHSCEPNCYTKIISVEGKKKIFIYAKRHIDTGEEISYNYKFPLEDDKIPCNCGAQKCRGSLN, encoded by the exons ATGGTTGCGGTTGAGTCCTCTTTTCCTAGCCATGGTAGTTCTTATTCTCGTAGAAGGAAGAAAGTCTCTGCTTCTGAACCAAATCTTTTTGGTTCAATGTGTGTGGGAGTCTACAGTGTCGATGTTTCAATCTCTGCAAGGGAATTAGCTCAAGATTACTCTTGTGACAG CTGTGGTGATTTGGCTACTGTATCTTCCACTTGTTGCGATTTTGATGAACTGTGTGGTCTGGACTCAGCCTTGGAGACGAGCTGTAGGTCCAATGGAGACTACCGTGAGGGTCAAGAGGCTTCTGGTAGTGGCACAGCTTCAACTCTAGACAAGAGTCTTCCAGGATATACCATGTATGCGAGCGGTTGGATGTATGGTAATCAGCAAGGCCAGATGTGTGGCCCTTATACGCAACATCAGCTATATGATGGGCTATCCACTGGTTTCTTACCTGAGGATCTTCTTGTATATCCAATTATCAATGGTTATACTGCAATTTCTGTACCACTTAAGTACTTCAAGCAGTTTCCAGATCATGTCGCCACTGGCTTTGCATATCTACAAAATGGAATGATAAGTGTATCCCCACCTGTTAATTCAATTCCCCTTTCTAGTAGTGATGCCACAAATCATCAAGATAAGGCTCAAACAGAGCATGCAACTTCTGCTGCTCATTTGATTTCCCATCAGACGTTGCCTCCACAGAGCAGTTCTCCTGGTTCTGTCTCAGATCAGCTAACATTAACCCAGGAGGAATCAAATATGTTAGCTTCATTCCTCTCATTG GGAAACGAACATGCTTGCTGGTTTCTGGTGGATGATCAGGGTAGAAATCATGAACCACATTCTGTATTGGAGCTCTATAATTGGCAGCAGCATGGATATGTTTCAGATGCAGCCCTG ATACGTGATGGTGAAAATAAGTTTAGACCAATCACATTAGCATCATTAATTAGTGTATGGAGGATGAAATGTAATGGTATCAATTGTGATGAGTCAGTGTCTGGTGTGAGCATCATATCCGAAGTTTCTGAAGAACTCTCTGTTCAGCTTCAGACTAGAATACTGAATACAGCTAGAAGAGCTCTGCTCGATGAAATCATCAGCAGTGTAATTTCAGACTTTCTTATGGCCAAGAAGAATGATGAGCATCTCACATCTTATCCACCCAGTTCTGCTGCCCATGTTGAATCCATATTG TCTCAAGTTATTAATGCGGATAAAAGTGTTGTCTCGACCACTGAAACAACAGGCTGTAAGAACATATTGAATGAGTGGGGTCATAATAGTATATTGGCAGACTCACGCAAATATACGAAATCTGTTGGTAGCATTGAGAACTACCAGACATCTTGCTCCGCTGTATGTACGATGCTTCACAAACATTGCATGCAAATCATGTGGAATGCTGTCTTTTATGATACTGTGGCAATTCATTCATCGTCTTGGAGAAAGAACAAACTTTGGTTTCGGTCTCCTGTCCTTACAACTGTTAATTATTTAAAGGGTACCCAGAAAAATTATTCAGACAAACCTGAAGCAATTGAGAGT TGTACGCGTAGGATGGATTCCTCTTCTTGCAAAACTGCTTGCTTAAATGAACTTGACTTAGCTAACACTGCTGCCAGTGTTCGTGGACTGTCAACTAGAAAAGTAACCTTATTAGATAGTGATGGAATGGAAAGCATCATAGCAAGCATCTCAGAACATGTTGAAAGTGAACTCTTTCTGTCTCTTAAAACTCACCTGACTGATTATACTGGCGTTCTCATTGAAAATGAAGTAAATAATGCTGCTAGTACTGTACACGATGATGGCAAAATGAATGAG GAAAACATGTCATCTCGTCAAGGTTCCTTCCGTTCCCAGAATAATCTGGAAGGGTCTGGTGGTAAAAAGAATGGTTTGAATGTGGTTCCTGCTAGGTTGCACTCTTCCTATGATTTCAGTGATTCTCAGAGACTATTGCAAGAGGGAGAATCCTTTGAGAAGATCACATCTGAAGATAGTATTGCTAATATCTTTCTTACAACATTGGAGACATCGGGCAGTCCTGTTAATGATGAACTTGATACTCTGGATATTTATGAGCCACCACCACCTGGATGTGAAAGCAACATTAATATGCCATCTCTGTTCTGTAAGTTTCGGCCTGTAAGGTCCAAGGAAACCATTCCTGAGATTGAAGAATATGTTGCAACAGCTCTATGTAGACAGAAGTTGCACAATGATGTTACGAGAGATTGGAAATCAATGTTCATGAAGTTTTATCTTAACGAATTCCTTGCTTCACGGAAAGGAAGCCATCAACTTTCTCGTACAGAAACATTGGCACTGAAGAAGCTCAAAACTGTTACTCGGAACAAAAACCTAGTACATGCTAATATATCAAATCAGGCAGGAGAAAAGCCAAGGAAACCATGTGTCAGATCTTCTgacaaaattttggttaaacGATCTAGGAAACTGTCAGATTCTCATTCCATGAAAGAAGCCCTTAAGGTCGATACACCCACAATAGATTTGTCAGTTCGGAAACCAAGTCAATCTAAGATGAGAAATACGGACCGGCGGGATCATT GTATTAAGGATGTTACAAAGTTTAGTAAAGAAAAGGCTGGTAAGGATGCTTTTAGTAACGTGATCTGTGATAAAAGCCAAGATCTTGAAATGGCAGATGAATTTGATGACGAACTTCTTATAACGAGACTTAGAA GGATATCGaggaataaaacaaaagagttaaGAGAAGGTAAAAATTCTGCAAAATCCTGTGGGGAGATTTCAATATCTGCTGAGGAATCTGAGGAAACTGTTGACGGCAAAAATCACGAGGAAACTCTTTCAAAGAAGTCTCCTCAGAAAGTGCAAAAAG CTCATATATCGAagttaaagagaaagagaaagaatatGTCAGATATCAGAGTCGAAGGTGCAAAATCTAGCAATGGAGCAGTCAGAGGTTTTACTGAGATTTCTGGGAAGGAAGGTGATACAGAAAGCCTTGGTTTTGCAACCAGTGATAAGGTTTCCTCTCACCACCTCAGCAAAAGACGGAAAA AAGATGCTGCGAAGCACGTTGAGGATATATCAATCCCTACTGGTAATCCTGAAAGACTCGCGGAAGGAAAAAAGTTTGTGGAAAAATCTGCATACAGCATATCACAGAAAGCTCGTAAGT CATCGCAATCCTCAATTCTAAAAAGAAAGCACATGATGGGTGAAAAAGTCCCCGATGTACCTTCATGCCGGCGGTCATCTCTCTCTTCCAAGGATTCTGAGGATGCTGAAGAGAAGCTTCCCTGCAATACATCAGATAAGCTGCAAAAAG GAGGTTCGAAGAAATTGATGCTAACAAAACATGCAACAGAACGTTCTCCCATTAAGAATTTGTCATTGGATGATGGCAGGCCTAAGCCTATTGCATTAAAACCACTGGAAAAATTGAGTTCGAAACAAAGCAAAACGGTGTTACTGTCAGTTCCGAAGTCTGATGGATGTGCGCGTACATCTATTAATGGTTGGCATTGGCATGCATGGTCATTAAAGGCTAGTGCTGAAGAGAGAGCCCGTGTTAGAGGAAGTTCTTGCGTACATATACAACATTTTGGTTCCAAAAGTAAATTGACTCAGAACGTTCTTTCTGCAAGAACTAATAGGGCAAAAATGCGTAATCTTTTAGCTGCTGCAGATGGGGCTGATGTCTTGAAAATTTCTCAGTTGAAg GCTAGGAAAAAGCGTTTACGGTTTCAACAAAGCAAGATTCATGATTGGGGTCTTGTTGCACTTGAACCAATTGAAGCTGAGGACTTTGTGATCGAATATGTTGGAGAGTTGATACGTTCTTCT ATATCTGAGATACGTGAACGTCAATACGAAAAGATGGGAATCGGAAGCAGTTATCTTTTCAGGCTTGACGATGGCTATGTG GTTGATGCCACAAAGCGGGGTGGCATAGCAAGGTTTATAAACCATTCATGTGAG CCGAACTGTTACACCAAGATTATTAGTGTAGAGGGTAAGAAAAAGATATTCATTTATGCTAAGCGGCATATAGACACCGGTGAAGAAATAAGTTACAACTACAAGTTCCCACTGGAGGACGACAAAATCCCCTGTAACTGTGGAGCGCAAAA GTGCCGCGGATCGCTGAACTAA